One genomic region from Leifsonia poae encodes:
- a CDS encoding ABC transporter ATP-binding protein, which yields MSTATVTGVEGEERNDFTKVESKQIRQRSLRLLGSLLRPLRTRLLLTAIVVVVSTAGQVAGPAIIAFGIDNGLPALLKQDWFPLAAAGIAYLFTGIIGAVLIAWYTVLSARISQAILFDLRKRVFLHTQKLSLEFHESYTSGRIISRQTSDLDSIRELLDSGINQLVQGFLYMLFIAIMLFTMDWQSGVVLFCSLVPLYILTRWFQKRSQALFRISRVASAKLIVQFVETMTGIRAVKAFRKEKRNEKEFGDLVEDYRDVNARVIQLFGIFDPGLVMIGNVTVGVVLLIGGFRVADGQLAIGVLLAVLLYTRRFFDPMEEMAMFYNSYQSAAAALEKISGVLEEEPTVPDPVKPKDLWESTGHVRFDGVTFAYKKDRVILPNFTLDIPSGQTIALVGSTGAGKSTLAKLISRFYDPTAGVVQLDDVDLRDLHPKDLRRAIVMVTQEAYLFSGSVSDNIALGKPDATREEIVRAAEAVGADEFIRGLPNGYDTDVNKRGGRVSAGQRQLISFARAFLANPAVLILDEATSSLDIPSERLVQEALQTLLADRTAVIIAHRLSTVAIADRVLVMEHGKIVEDGTPADLISGTGRFAQLHAAWRDSLV from the coding sequence ATGAGCACCGCAACCGTGACCGGAGTCGAGGGCGAAGAGCGCAACGACTTCACCAAGGTGGAGAGCAAGCAGATCCGCCAGCGTTCGCTGCGTCTGCTCGGCTCGCTGTTGCGCCCGCTGAGGACGCGGCTTCTGCTGACGGCGATCGTCGTCGTCGTCAGCACGGCCGGACAGGTGGCCGGACCGGCCATCATCGCGTTCGGCATCGACAACGGGCTTCCCGCCCTGTTGAAACAGGACTGGTTCCCGCTGGCCGCGGCCGGCATCGCCTACCTGTTCACCGGAATCATCGGCGCCGTGCTGATCGCTTGGTACACGGTGCTCAGCGCGCGGATCAGCCAGGCCATCCTGTTCGACCTGCGCAAGCGGGTGTTCCTGCACACCCAGAAGCTCTCGCTCGAGTTCCACGAGTCGTACACGTCCGGCCGCATCATCTCGCGGCAGACGAGCGACCTCGATTCGATCCGCGAGCTTCTGGACTCGGGCATCAACCAGCTCGTGCAGGGCTTCTTGTACATGCTGTTCATCGCGATCATGCTGTTCACGATGGACTGGCAGAGCGGTGTCGTGCTGTTCTGTTCGCTGGTGCCGCTGTACATCCTCACGCGCTGGTTCCAGAAGCGGTCGCAGGCGCTGTTCCGCATCTCGCGGGTGGCGTCGGCGAAGCTGATCGTGCAGTTCGTGGAGACGATGACGGGTATCCGCGCCGTGAAGGCGTTCCGCAAGGAGAAGCGCAACGAGAAGGAGTTCGGCGACCTCGTCGAGGACTACCGCGACGTGAACGCGCGGGTCATCCAGCTGTTCGGGATCTTCGACCCGGGGCTCGTGATGATCGGCAACGTCACGGTGGGTGTCGTGCTCCTGATCGGTGGTTTCCGGGTGGCCGACGGGCAGCTCGCCATCGGCGTGCTGCTGGCGGTGCTCCTCTACACGCGTCGGTTCTTCGACCCGATGGAGGAGATGGCGATGTTCTACAACTCCTACCAATCGGCCGCGGCAGCGCTCGAGAAGATCTCGGGTGTGCTGGAGGAGGAGCCGACGGTTCCCGACCCGGTGAAGCCGAAGGACCTGTGGGAGTCGACCGGCCACGTGCGGTTCGACGGGGTGACGTTCGCCTACAAGAAAGACCGCGTCATCCTGCCCAACTTCACCCTGGACATCCCTTCGGGGCAGACCATCGCTCTCGTCGGATCCACCGGTGCCGGGAAGTCGACCCTCGCCAAGCTGATCTCCCGGTTCTATGACCCGACCGCCGGCGTGGTGCAGCTTGATGACGTGGATCTTCGAGATCTGCACCCGAAGGACCTCCGCCGCGCGATCGTCATGGTGACGCAGGAGGCCTACCTGTTCAGCGGATCGGTCTCTGACAACATCGCATTGGGCAAACCGGATGCGACACGCGAAGAGATCGTCCGGGCCGCCGAGGCGGTGGGAGCCGACGAGTTCATCCGGGGTCTGCCGAACGGCTACGACACCGACGTGAACAAACGTGGTGGCCGGGTCTCCGCGGGGCAGCGTCAGCTGATCTCGTTCGCCCGGGCGTTCCTGGCGAACCCGGCGGTGCTCATCCTGGATGAGGCGACGAGCTCGCTCGACATCCCGAGTGAGCGCCTGGTGCAGGAGGCGCTGCAAACGCTGCTCGCCGACCGCACCGCGGTGATCATCGCGCACCGGTTGTCGACGGTGGCGATCGCCGACCGCGTTCTGGTCATGGAGCACGGCAAGATCGTCGAGGACGGCACCCCGGCCGACCTCATCTCCGGCACCGGCCGGTTCGCGCAATTGCACGCGGCCTGGCGGGATTCGCTGGTCTGA
- a CDS encoding ABC transporter ATP-binding protein — MSVAEHQHPPQRETKERAGTVRTLMRILPFAKSAAPRILLGMVAALLASLVALSIPQVLGWLVDGPLHSGDSNQVWPAALLVVGLGAAEAVFISLRRWFVLTPGTHVEARMRNGLYAKLQDLPVAFHDRWPSGQLLSRAVSDLNLIRRWISFGVVLLVVNVVTIVVGFAILISWNWLLGLIFLVCSIPIWIYGFIFEGKYSVIARRSQDQAGDLATAVEESVHGIRVLKAFGRGKYALKNFASQAEELRGTEIEKAKAIAGIWLWLLLVPDVAFGICLVVGVWLSSQGHLSVGDLVAFFATATVLRFPVESIGFLLSMTFDTRTAADRFFDVMDEVNTIKDPENPKHIVDPRGELVFDAVHFRYQDSPERYPDLLDGVDLRVEPGETMALVGLTGCGKSTLTALTTRLYDVTGGSIRIDGVDVRDLTRYDLRKNLAMAFEDATLFSASVRENVLLGRDDIDVHSTEAERVLTEALEIAQAGFVYDLPEGVETKVGEEGLSLSGGQRQRLALARAVAANPTVLVLDDPLSALDVDTEALVEAALRRVLASTTALVVAHRPSTVMLADRVALLEAGRITAVGTHHDLLASSEHYRFVISSLEDEENEEILQEVNL; from the coding sequence ATGTCTGTCGCTGAACATCAGCATCCACCTCAAAGAGAAACGAAGGAGAGGGCGGGAACCGTGCGCACCCTGATGCGCATCCTGCCGTTCGCCAAGTCGGCTGCGCCCCGCATCCTGCTCGGCATGGTCGCAGCGTTGCTGGCGAGCCTGGTCGCGCTGAGCATCCCGCAGGTGCTCGGCTGGCTCGTCGACGGCCCGCTCCACTCGGGCGACTCGAACCAGGTCTGGCCGGCGGCGCTGCTCGTCGTCGGGCTGGGCGCGGCCGAAGCGGTCTTCATCTCGCTACGGCGGTGGTTCGTGCTCACGCCTGGAACCCACGTCGAAGCGAGGATGCGGAACGGGCTCTACGCCAAGCTGCAAGACCTCCCCGTGGCGTTCCACGACCGCTGGCCGAGTGGCCAGCTGCTGTCGCGCGCCGTGAGCGACCTCAACCTCATCCGCCGCTGGATCTCGTTCGGCGTCGTGCTGCTCGTGGTGAACGTGGTCACGATCGTCGTCGGCTTCGCCATCCTGATCAGCTGGAACTGGCTGCTCGGCCTGATCTTCCTGGTGTGCTCCATCCCGATCTGGATCTACGGGTTCATTTTCGAGGGCAAGTACTCGGTGATCGCCCGCCGCAGCCAGGATCAGGCCGGCGACCTGGCGACGGCCGTCGAGGAGTCGGTGCACGGCATCCGGGTGCTCAAGGCGTTCGGTCGCGGCAAATACGCGCTCAAGAACTTCGCCTCGCAGGCGGAGGAGCTGCGCGGCACCGAGATCGAGAAGGCCAAGGCGATCGCCGGTATCTGGCTCTGGCTGCTGCTGGTGCCGGACGTGGCGTTCGGCATCTGCCTGGTGGTCGGTGTCTGGTTGTCGTCGCAGGGTCACCTCAGCGTCGGCGATCTCGTCGCGTTCTTCGCCACGGCTACCGTGCTGCGGTTCCCGGTCGAGTCGATCGGCTTCCTGCTGTCGATGACGTTCGACACGCGCACCGCGGCCGACCGGTTCTTCGACGTGATGGACGAGGTCAACACCATCAAAGACCCGGAGAATCCGAAGCACATCGTCGACCCGCGTGGAGAGCTGGTGTTCGACGCCGTGCATTTCCGCTACCAGGACTCGCCCGAGCGCTACCCCGACCTGCTCGACGGCGTCGATCTGCGGGTGGAGCCGGGCGAGACGATGGCCCTCGTGGGCCTGACCGGATGCGGGAAGTCGACGCTCACGGCCCTCACCACGAGGCTGTACGACGTCACCGGCGGATCCATCCGGATCGACGGCGTGGATGTGCGCGACCTCACTCGCTACGACCTGCGCAAGAACCTGGCGATGGCGTTCGAAGACGCCACGCTGTTCTCGGCATCGGTGCGGGAGAACGTGCTGCTCGGCCGCGACGATATCGACGTGCACTCGACGGAGGCGGAACGCGTGCTCACCGAGGCGCTGGAGATCGCCCAGGCCGGCTTCGTCTACGACCTGCCGGAGGGCGTCGAGACGAAGGTCGGCGAGGAGGGTCTCAGCCTCTCGGGCGGGCAGCGTCAGCGGCTCGCGCTCGCGCGGGCCGTCGCCGCGAATCCGACGGTCCTCGTGCTCGACGACCCACTCTCCGCGCTCGACGTCGACACCGAGGCGCTCGTCGAGGCGGCACTGCGCCGGGTGCTCGCCTCCACCACCGCGCTGGTCGTCGCGCACCGTCCCTCGACGGTGATGCTCGCCGACCGGGTCGCGTTGTTGGAGGCGGGCCGCATCACCGCGGTCGGCACCCACCACGACCTGCTCGCCTCGAGCGAGCACTACCGTTTCGTCATCTCGAGTCTCGAGGACGAAGAGAACGAAGAGATCCTTCAGGAGGTGAACCTATGA
- the ddaH gene encoding dimethylargininase, whose protein sequence is MTISWGRRLIASFVVAFVVAIIAHAAMIVTYFIGSLGTSTAPSGTLIVAVSNYYSLTSVFAFAVLFIAAIIGAFDRWWTALIAGVVAAVLAPVVGTLVTATSGGSPFSGGLIGAVFGTLLGGNLLYAVVVATLTATFGRWLFRIVESMRSRFEPDRKIALVRIPATNLAEGVVTHIEREAIDAELADKQWDAYVAALSEAGWQTVEVTSADRLADSVFVEDTAIVFGDTAVIALSGAEERRPEAPGTEAALRAQGLRLERIEAPGTLDGGDVLKVGETVYVGRGGRTNAEGIRQLRALVAPLGYTVVAVPVTKALHLKTAVTALPDGTVIGYEPLVDSVSVFERFLPVPEAHGTAVVVLSDDTVLMSSSAPKSVALVEDLGYRVVQVDISEFEKLEGCVTCLSIRIR, encoded by the coding sequence ATGACCATCTCGTGGGGCCGCCGGCTCATCGCATCCTTCGTCGTCGCCTTCGTGGTGGCGATCATCGCGCACGCCGCGATGATCGTCACCTACTTCATCGGCTCGCTGGGAACGTCGACGGCCCCGTCAGGGACTCTCATCGTCGCGGTCAGCAACTACTACTCGCTGACGAGCGTGTTCGCTTTCGCCGTGCTGTTCATCGCGGCCATCATCGGTGCGTTCGACCGCTGGTGGACGGCACTCATCGCGGGCGTCGTGGCCGCCGTGCTGGCCCCGGTGGTCGGCACGCTGGTGACCGCCACTTCCGGCGGTTCGCCGTTCAGCGGTGGACTGATCGGCGCCGTGTTCGGCACGCTGCTCGGCGGCAACCTGCTCTACGCCGTGGTGGTCGCCACGCTCACGGCCACGTTCGGCCGCTGGCTCTTCCGCATCGTCGAGTCCATGCGCAGCCGGTTCGAGCCCGACCGCAAGATCGCCCTGGTGCGCATCCCGGCGACGAACCTCGCCGAGGGCGTCGTCACCCACATCGAGCGCGAGGCCATCGACGCCGAGCTGGCCGACAAGCAGTGGGATGCGTATGTCGCAGCACTCTCGGAGGCCGGTTGGCAGACCGTCGAGGTCACCAGCGCCGATCGCCTGGCCGACTCGGTGTTCGTGGAGGACACCGCCATCGTCTTCGGTGACACGGCCGTGATCGCGCTGTCCGGCGCTGAGGAGCGTCGGCCGGAGGCGCCGGGGACCGAGGCGGCACTGCGTGCCCAGGGTCTGCGCTTGGAGCGCATCGAGGCGCCGGGAACGCTCGACGGCGGCGACGTCCTGAAGGTCGGCGAGACCGTATACGTCGGCCGCGGCGGCCGCACCAACGCCGAGGGGATCCGTCAGCTGCGCGCGCTCGTCGCCCCGCTCGGTTACACCGTCGTCGCCGTCCCCGTGACCAAGGCGCTGCACCTGAAGACCGCTGTGACCGCCCTGCCCGACGGCACGGTCATCGGCTATGAGCCCCTCGTCGACTCCGTGTCGGTGTTCGAACGCTTCCTGCCGGTTCCGGAGGCCCACGGCACTGCGGTCGTCGTGCTCTCGGACGACACCGTGCTGATGTCGTCGTCCGCGCCGAAGTCGGTCGCGCTCGTCGAAGACCTCGGCTACCGGGTCGTGCAGGTCGACATCTCGGAGTTCGAGAAGCTCGAGGGCTGCGTGACCTGCCTGTCGATCCGCATCCGCTGA
- a CDS encoding Glu/Leu/Phe/Val dehydrogenase family protein, protein MSVLPIDLVETTGVNLPHATLHVVKGRRSGLTISVAVHSTVLGPALGGCRVWNYDSWAEAVNDSLRLAEGMTLKNAAAGLNRGGGKTVVYVPKGVVLTAQERHDAMLDLGDAVESLGGAYMTAEDVGTSAEDMAVVATRTAHVCGLPSSQGGVGEPSDATAAGVYAGLLSTLEKAVGTRSVAGRRVTVLGLGHVGSIIAMRLAGEGAELTVTDVNPAKRALADALGATWVDPQLAHTVEGDLFVPAGVGGVLTDRVIDELRVKAVVGPANNQLAHRSGAQRLADRGILWAPDFVVNAGGVIFLSMMSDVLPSAEATQQRVEAIGDTVTEIFTVAEGRRITTLEAAEEIALARLREPANA, encoded by the coding sequence ATGTCTGTCCTGCCCATCGACCTGGTCGAAACGACCGGAGTGAACCTGCCGCACGCAACGCTGCACGTCGTCAAGGGGAGGCGGAGCGGTCTCACTATCAGCGTCGCGGTGCATTCCACCGTGCTCGGCCCCGCGCTCGGCGGCTGCCGGGTGTGGAATTACGACAGCTGGGCTGAAGCGGTCAACGATTCGTTGCGCCTCGCCGAGGGGATGACCCTCAAGAATGCCGCCGCGGGGCTGAACCGTGGCGGAGGCAAGACCGTGGTCTACGTGCCGAAGGGCGTCGTTCTCACCGCTCAGGAGCGTCACGACGCGATGCTCGACCTGGGTGACGCCGTCGAGAGCCTGGGCGGCGCGTACATGACCGCCGAGGACGTGGGGACGTCCGCGGAAGACATGGCCGTCGTGGCGACCCGCACCGCGCACGTCTGCGGGCTGCCGTCGTCGCAGGGCGGCGTCGGCGAGCCGAGCGACGCGACGGCCGCGGGAGTCTATGCCGGCCTGCTCTCCACCCTCGAGAAGGCGGTGGGGACGCGTTCGGTCGCCGGTCGCCGGGTCACGGTGCTCGGCCTGGGTCACGTGGGCTCGATCATCGCGATGCGACTCGCCGGCGAAGGCGCCGAGCTGACGGTGACGGATGTGAACCCGGCGAAGCGGGCGCTGGCCGACGCCCTCGGTGCGACCTGGGTCGACCCGCAGCTCGCACACACAGTGGAGGGCGATCTGTTCGTGCCGGCCGGTGTGGGCGGTGTGCTCACCGACCGGGTGATCGACGAACTGCGGGTGAAGGCCGTCGTCGGACCGGCGAACAACCAGCTCGCCCACCGGTCGGGGGCGCAGCGACTGGCCGATCGCGGAATCCTGTGGGCCCCGGACTTCGTCGTGAACGCGGGCGGGGTGATCTTCCTGTCGATGATGAGCGATGTGCTGCCGTCGGCGGAGGCGACACAGCAGCGGGTCGAGGCGATCGGCGACACCGTGACCGAGATCTTCACCGTCGCCGAGGGTCGGAGGATCACGACGCTGGAGGCGGCCGAGGAGATCGCCCTGGCGCGGCTGCGCGAACCAGCGAACGCATAG
- the purH gene encoding bifunctional phosphoribosylaminoimidazolecarboxamide formyltransferase/IMP cyclohydrolase has protein sequence MSGPRHDASLYRERDIVPIRRALISVSDKTGLLDLAQALVDAGVEIVSTGTTAATIRGAGHAVTDVASVTGFPESLDGRVKTLHPAIHSGLLADLRLESHEAQLKDLEIKPFELVVVNLYPFIETVAGGAVGNDVVEQIDIGGPAMVRASAKNHANVAIVVSPSNYGRIVEAIAAGGTSFEQRRTLAAEAFAHTAAYDGAVAAWFAGDAPSAAEFPAQFAVQAELKQTLRYGENSHQAAALYVDPAGHGIAQATQLGGKEMSYNNFVDADAALRSAYDFDSPAVAIVKHANPCGIAVDDDIAVAHQRAHACDPVSAYGGVIAANGTVTLAMAETVKGIFTEVLIAPAFEPEALELLQTKKNLRILQLPAGYARTPSEFKQISGGVLVQDADRFTEFSSEGWTLVSGEEADAATRADLEFAWKACRAVKSNAILLANDGASVGVGMGQVNRVDSCNLAVTRAGERAVGSVAASDAFFPFADGPEILIAAGVRAIVQPGGSIRDEDVIAAAKAAGVTMYFTGERHFFH, from the coding sequence ATGAGTGGACCCCGCCACGACGCCAGCCTCTACCGTGAACGGGACATCGTCCCGATCCGCCGTGCACTGATCTCGGTCAGCGACAAGACCGGCCTGCTCGACTTGGCGCAGGCGCTCGTCGACGCCGGGGTGGAGATCGTCTCCACCGGAACCACCGCCGCGACGATCCGCGGCGCCGGCCACGCGGTCACCGATGTGGCGAGCGTCACCGGGTTCCCCGAGTCGCTCGACGGGCGCGTGAAGACGCTGCACCCGGCCATCCACTCCGGACTGCTCGCCGATCTGCGACTGGAGTCGCACGAGGCCCAGCTGAAAGATCTCGAGATCAAGCCGTTCGAGCTCGTCGTCGTGAACCTGTACCCGTTCATCGAGACCGTCGCCGGCGGCGCCGTCGGCAACGATGTGGTGGAGCAGATCGACATCGGCGGCCCGGCGATGGTTCGCGCGTCGGCGAAGAACCATGCCAACGTCGCCATCGTGGTCTCGCCGTCGAACTATGGCCGCATCGTCGAGGCGATCGCCGCCGGCGGAACCTCGTTCGAGCAGCGGCGCACCCTGGCCGCCGAGGCGTTCGCCCACACGGCGGCGTACGACGGCGCCGTCGCCGCGTGGTTCGCCGGCGATGCGCCTTCCGCCGCCGAGTTCCCGGCGCAGTTCGCCGTGCAGGCCGAGCTCAAGCAGACGCTGCGCTACGGGGAGAACTCGCACCAGGCGGCCGCGCTCTACGTCGACCCGGCCGGTCACGGCATCGCCCAGGCCACGCAGCTCGGCGGCAAAGAGATGTCGTACAACAACTTCGTCGATGCGGATGCGGCCCTCCGCAGCGCCTACGACTTCGATTCGCCCGCCGTCGCGATCGTCAAGCACGCGAACCCGTGCGGCATCGCGGTCGACGATGACATCGCCGTCGCCCATCAGAGGGCCCATGCCTGCGACCCCGTCTCCGCCTACGGCGGCGTGATCGCGGCGAACGGCACCGTCACCCTCGCGATGGCCGAGACGGTGAAGGGCATCTTCACGGAGGTGCTCATCGCCCCGGCGTTCGAGCCGGAAGCGCTGGAACTGCTGCAGACGAAGAAGAATCTGCGCATTTTGCAGCTTCCCGCGGGTTACGCCCGCACGCCGTCCGAGTTCAAGCAGATCTCCGGTGGTGTCCTGGTGCAAGACGCCGATCGCTTCACCGAGTTCAGTTCCGAGGGGTGGACCCTCGTCTCGGGCGAGGAGGCCGATGCGGCGACTCGCGCCGACCTCGAGTTCGCGTGGAAGGCCTGCCGCGCCGTGAAGTCGAACGCCATCCTCCTCGCGAACGACGGGGCATCCGTCGGAGTCGGCATGGGCCAGGTGAACCGGGTGGACTCCTGCAACCTCGCGGTGACGCGCGCGGGCGAGCGCGCGGTCGGTTCGGTCGCGGCGTCGGATGCGTTCTTCCCGTTCGCGGACGGCCCCGAGATCCTCATCGCGGCGGGTGTACGGGCCATCGTGCAGCCCGGTGGTTCCATCCGCGATGAAGATGTGATCGCCGCGGCCAAGGCGGCCGGCGTGACCATGTACTTCACCGGGGAGCGCCACTTCTTCCACTGA
- the purN gene encoding phosphoribosylglycinamide formyltransferase, with translation MLSIVVLISGGGSNLRALLEASEDAEFPARVVAVGADRDADGLAHAEAFGIPSFTVPFSSFDDREAWGDALLEQIEQWQPDLVILSGFMRLVPPRIVAAFTPNLINTHPAYLPEFPGAHGVRDALAAGAAQTGASLIVVDDGVDAGPIISQERVPVLPGDTEAALHERIKPVERRLLIDAVLDIANGHIDLKELARV, from the coding sequence GTGCTCTCGATTGTCGTGCTGATCTCCGGTGGCGGGTCGAACCTGCGTGCCCTGCTCGAAGCGTCTGAAGACGCCGAGTTCCCGGCCCGGGTGGTGGCGGTGGGCGCCGATCGCGATGCAGACGGTCTCGCGCACGCCGAAGCATTCGGCATCCCCTCGTTCACCGTGCCGTTCTCGTCGTTCGACGACCGCGAGGCGTGGGGCGATGCGTTGCTCGAGCAGATCGAGCAGTGGCAGCCCGATCTCGTCATCCTCTCGGGGTTCATGCGGTTGGTTCCGCCGCGCATCGTCGCCGCGTTCACGCCGAACCTGATCAACACGCATCCCGCCTATCTGCCCGAGTTCCCCGGGGCGCATGGCGTGCGGGATGCGCTCGCCGCCGGTGCCGCGCAGACCGGCGCGAGCCTCATCGTGGTCGACGACGGCGTCGACGCCGGCCCGATCATCAGTCAGGAGCGCGTGCCCGTGCTGCCCGGAGACACCGAGGCGGCGCTGCACGAGCGCATCAAACCTGTGGAGCGGCGGCTGCTCATCGACGCCGTCCTCGACATCGCCAACGGACACATCGACCTCAAGGAGCTCGCCAGAGTATGA
- a CDS encoding cell division protein PerM — MNRTTVALLAALEAVIVVAVGIGLCLVPLTALWAAQYHLAGDWFAFWRASADIWLVGHGVNLTVVLDAQLGASLGLPGATVPFQITMAALGFAALTAGFGVRTGLRAAETPYRVTGAVSAVVTFAALATIVTLTAGSAPVRPSVWQGILLPPFVYALGVVCGIGFAALRARAGGASATPAGVSAGGVSNSGSSAVAGATGAPAPAGSSAASGRPAGAGSTRAGADAIGATADRGRSAGMVTVVVRRWLEAVPDGVLSGASAALRAGTAAAALVIAGAAIILAVLIIGNFGSIIGLYEQLQTGALGGAALTIGQLAVLPNLVIWLASWLVGPGFAIGTGSSVSPIGTDLGPIPGLPLFGVIPPGGFAFGLVGVLVPLIAGFLAAVLLRSRIVEARAAHGLGWLVFTALGIGVVAGSELGLLAWWSSGALGPGRLHTVGPDPWLVGSIAAAEVAVAALIALATRALTRSRPRR; from the coding sequence ATGAATCGCACAACCGTCGCCCTTCTCGCCGCGCTGGAAGCGGTGATCGTCGTCGCCGTCGGCATCGGTCTCTGCCTGGTCCCGCTGACCGCCCTCTGGGCCGCCCAGTACCATCTCGCGGGTGACTGGTTCGCTTTCTGGCGCGCCTCCGCCGACATCTGGCTGGTCGGCCACGGAGTGAACCTCACGGTGGTCCTGGATGCGCAGCTCGGCGCGAGCCTCGGCCTCCCGGGGGCGACGGTGCCGTTCCAGATCACGATGGCCGCCCTCGGATTCGCGGCACTGACTGCCGGCTTCGGTGTGCGCACGGGGCTCCGGGCGGCGGAGACGCCCTATCGCGTGACCGGTGCCGTCAGCGCCGTGGTCACGTTCGCCGCACTCGCAACGATCGTCACGCTCACCGCCGGAAGCGCACCCGTTCGGCCCTCGGTTTGGCAGGGCATCCTGCTTCCCCCGTTCGTGTATGCGCTGGGCGTGGTGTGCGGCATCGGGTTCGCAGCGTTGCGAGCACGAGCGGGCGGCGCATCGGCAACCCCGGCGGGCGTCTCGGCCGGCGGAGTCTCGAACTCCGGAAGCTCAGCGGTGGCGGGAGCGACAGGAGCTCCGGCACCGGCCGGCTCGTCGGCGGCGAGCGGCCGGCCGGCGGGTGCCGGCTCGACCCGCGCCGGAGCGGATGCGATCGGGGCCACCGCAGACCGCGGTCGCTCCGCCGGGATGGTCACGGTCGTGGTGCGCCGCTGGCTTGAGGCGGTTCCCGACGGTGTGCTCTCCGGCGCCTCCGCCGCCCTGCGTGCGGGCACCGCAGCCGCCGCACTCGTGATCGCCGGTGCCGCGATCATCCTCGCGGTGCTGATCATCGGCAACTTCGGTTCGATCATCGGCCTCTATGAGCAATTGCAGACCGGGGCACTGGGCGGCGCCGCGCTCACCATCGGCCAGCTCGCCGTGCTGCCCAACCTCGTGATCTGGTTGGCGTCATGGCTGGTCGGCCCCGGTTTCGCGATCGGCACCGGCTCTTCGGTGAGCCCGATCGGCACCGACCTCGGGCCGATCCCCGGTCTTCCCCTCTTCGGGGTGATCCCGCCCGGCGGCTTCGCGTTCGGCCTCGTCGGCGTGCTGGTCCCGCTGATCGCGGGCTTCCTCGCCGCGGTGCTGCTGCGTTCCCGGATCGTCGAGGCGCGCGCCGCGCACGGCCTCGGGTGGCTCGTCTTCACCGCGCTCGGCATCGGTGTCGTCGCGGGCAGCGAGCTCGGGCTGCTCGCCTGGTGGTCGTCGGGTGCGCTCGGCCCGGGCCGCCTGCACACCGTCGGCCCCGATCCCTGGCTGGTCGGCTCGATCGCCGCAGCCGAGGTCGCCGTGGCCGCGCTCATCGCCCTCGCGACCCGCGCGCTCACACGCTCCCGCCCGCGCCGCTGA
- the sucD gene encoding succinate--CoA ligase subunit alpha yields MSIFLNKDSKVIVQGITGGEGTKHTALMLKAGTQVVGGVNARKAGTTVTHGEVELPVFGTVAEAIEKTGADVSIAFVPPAFTKDAVIEAIDAEIPLLVIITEGVPVQDSAEFWAYAQEKGNKTRIIGPNCPGIITPGESLVGITPANITGKGPVGLVSKSGTLTYQMMYELRDLGFSTAIGIGGDPIIGTTHIDALAAFEADPETKAIVMIGEIGGDAEERAADFIKANVTKPVVGYVAGFTAPEGKTMGHAGAIVSGSAGTAQAKKEALEAAGVKVGKTPSETATLLREVLAAL; encoded by the coding sequence ATGTCTATCTTCCTCAACAAGGATTCCAAGGTCATCGTGCAGGGCATCACCGGCGGTGAGGGCACCAAGCACACCGCCCTCATGCTGAAAGCCGGCACCCAGGTCGTCGGCGGTGTCAACGCGCGCAAGGCGGGCACCACCGTCACGCACGGCGAGGTCGAGCTCCCCGTGTTCGGCACGGTCGCCGAAGCCATCGAGAAGACCGGAGCGGATGTGTCGATCGCATTCGTCCCGCCGGCCTTCACGAAGGATGCGGTGATCGAGGCCATCGATGCCGAGATCCCCCTGCTCGTCATCATCACCGAGGGCGTTCCCGTGCAAGATTCCGCCGAGTTCTGGGCCTACGCCCAGGAGAAGGGCAACAAGACCCGCATCATCGGGCCGAACTGCCCTGGCATCATCACCCCCGGTGAGTCGCTCGTGGGCATCACGCCGGCGAACATCACCGGCAAGGGGCCGGTCGGTCTCGTCTCCAAGTCGGGAACGCTCACCTACCAGATGATGTACGAGTTGCGCGATCTCGGCTTCTCGACCGCCATCGGCATCGGCGGCGACCCGATCATCGGCACCACGCACATCGATGCTCTCGCCGCATTCGAAGCCGACCCCGAGACCAAGGCGATCGTGATGATCGGCGAGATCGGCGGCGACGCCGAGGAGCGTGCGGCCGACTTCATCAAGGCCAACGTCACCAAGCCGGTCGTCGGCTACGTGGCCGGGTTCACGGCTCCCGAGGGCAAGACGATGGGCCACGCCGGCGCCATCGTCTCCGGCTCCGCGGGCACCGCGCAGGCCAAGAAGGAGGCCCTCGAAGCGGCTGGCGTGAAGGTCGGCAAGACCCCGTCAGAGACCGCCACGCTGCTGCGCGAGGTTCTGGCGGCTCTCTAG